Proteins encoded within one genomic window of Catharus ustulatus isolate bCatUst1 chromosome 10, bCatUst1.pri.v2, whole genome shotgun sequence:
- the HES1 gene encoding transcription factor HES-1, with protein sequence MPADLMEKSSASPVAATPASVNATPDKPKTAAEHRKSSKPIMEKRRRARINESLGQLKTLILDALKKDSSRHSKLEKADILEMTVKHLRSLQRAQMTAALSTDPTVLGKYRAGFSECMNEVTRFLSTCEGVNTEVRTRLLGHLASCMTQINTMNYPAPPPPPPLPPAAAFGPPLVPPGSGVGPLPGMPCKPGADAAKVYGGFQLLPASDGQFAFLIPSTAFGPGGAVLPLYGGPPTAATAASPPGPPPGTADSVWRPW encoded by the exons ATGCCGGCCGACCTGATGGAGAAGAGCAGCGCCTCGCCGGTGGCCGCCACCCCCGCCAGCGTCAATGCGACGCCCGACAAGCCGAAGACGGCGGCGGAGCACCGCAAG TCCTCCAAGCCCATCAtggagaagcggcggcgggcgcgcaTCAACGAGAGCCTGGGGCAGCTGAAGACGCTCATCCTGGACGCGCTGAAGAAGGAT AGCTCCCGGCATTCCAAGCTGGAGAAGGCCGACATTCTGGAGATGACTGTCAAGCACCTGCGGAGCCTCCAGCGAGCCCAGATGACTG ctgccctgagcacagACCCCACAGTACTGGGCAAGTACCGAGCCGGCTTCAGTGAGTGCATGAACGAGGTGACGCGGTTCCTCTCCACCTGCGAGGGCGTCAACACTGAGGTGCGCACCCGGCTCCTGGGCCACCTGGCCAGCTGCATGACCCAGATCAACACCATGAACTACCCTGcgccccccccgccgcccccgtTGCCACCAGCCGCAGCCTTTGGGCCACCCCTGGTTCCTCCAGGCAGTGGTGTGGGGCCGCTCCCGGGCATGCCCTGCAAGCCGGGTGCTGATGCAGCCAAGGTTTATGGtggcttccagctgctgccagcctctgACGGGCAGTTTGCCTTCctcatccccagcactgcctttgGTCctggtggagctgtgctgcctctgtaTGGTGGCCCACCCACAGCTGCCACCGCTGCCTCGCCGCCTGGCCCGCCACCCGGCACAGCCGACTCAGTCTGGAGACCCTGGTGA